The Mangifera indica cultivar Alphonso chromosome 8, CATAS_Mindica_2.1, whole genome shotgun sequence genome has a window encoding:
- the LOC123223623 gene encoding formate dehydrogenase, mitochondrial-like, protein MAMKRLPTSVIRALASSSTVFTRQAHASSGGKKIVGVFYKANEYASKNPNFLGCVENALGIRNWLESQGHQYIVTDDKEGPHCELEKHLPDLHVLITTPFHPAYVTAERIKKAKNLQLLLTAGIGSDHIDLNAAATAGLTVAEVTGSNVVSVAEDELMRILILLRNFVPGYHQIVNGEWNVAGVSYRAYDLEGKTVGTVGCGRIGRLLLQRLKPFNCNLLYHDRLKMDPELEKQIGATFEEDVDKMLPKCDVIVINVPLTEKTRGMFDKNRIAKLKKGVVIVNNARGAIMDTQAVVDACSSGHIGGYSGDVWNPQPAPKDHPWRYMPNHAMTPHISGTTIDAQLRYAAGTKDMLERYFKGQEFPEQNYIVKAGELAPQYR, encoded by the exons ATGGCCATGAAGCGGCTACCTACTTCTGTAATTAGGGCTTTAGCTTCTTCGTCGACGGTATTCACAAGACAAGCGCAT GCTTCTTCTGGAGGCAAAAAGATTGTTGGGGTGTTTTACAAGGCCAACGAATATGCTTCAAAGAATCCTAACTTTTTAGGTTGTGTGGAGAATGCTTTGGGCATTCGTAACTGGCTGGAATCACAAGGTCATCAGTATATTGTTACTGATGACAAAGAAGGGCCACACTGTG AACTTGAGAAGCATCTTCCTGATTTGCATGTTCTCATAACAACCCCCTTCCACCCTGCTTATGTTACAGCAGAAAGGATCAAGAAAGCCAAAAATCTGCAACTTCTTCTCACTGCTGGAATTGGTTCTGACCATATTGATCTGAATGCTGCTGCCACTGCTGGTTTAACTGTTGCAGAGGTCACTGGAAGCAATGTAGTCTCAGTTGCAGAAGATGAGCTCATGAGAATCCTTATTCTTCTCCGTAATTTCGTACCTGGATACCACCAAATTGTCAATGGGGAATGGAATGTTGCCGGTGTTTCCTATAGAGCTTACGATCTTGAAGGGAAGACAGTTGGAACTGTCGGTTGTGGACGAATTGGCAGGCTTTTACTCCAACGGTTGAAACCTTTTAATTGTAATCTCCTCTATCATGACCGGCTGAAAATGGATCCAGAATTGGAGAAACAGATAGGGGCAACATTTGAGGAGGATGTTGACAAAATGCTTCCCAAATGTGATGTAATTGTCATCAATGTGCCTCTTACAGAGAAAACGAG agGAATGTTTGACAAAAATAGGATTGCGAAGTTGAAGAAGGGAGTTGTGATTGTTAACAATGCTCGAGGAGCAATCATGGATACTCAAGCAGTTGTTGATGCCTGCTCAAGTGGACATATTGGGG GATATAGTGGTGATGTCTGGAATCCACAACCAGCTCCAAAGGACCACCCATGGCGTTACATGCCAAATCATGCTATGACACCACATATTTCGGGTACAACTATTGATGCACAG CTGCGATACGCTGCTGGAACTAAGGATATGCTTGAGAGGTACTTCAAGGGACAAGAATTTCCTGAACAAAATTACATAGTCAAGGCAGGTGAATTGGCACCCCAGTATCGTTAA